One Calderihabitans maritimus DNA segment encodes these proteins:
- the pheS gene encoding phenylalanine--tRNA ligase subunit alpha, protein MREQIEKIKEEADQAFRLAKSSEELNRLRVKYLGKKGEMTRVLRGMAHIPPEERPAVGQLANEVKNYLETVLEQRLQALKQEEKERRLAAETIDITLPGQRLLMGRKHPLTQVLDQIKEIFIGMGYAVAEGPEVEYDYYNFEALNLPKDHPARDMQDSFYITDEILLRTHTSPVQVRVMEKMVPRLPIRIIAPGKVYRRDDDATHSPMFHQVEGLLVDRHVTFGDLKGTLLAFAKQMFGDEREIRLRPSYFPFTEPSAEVDISCINCGGSGCRVCSYTGWLEILGAGMVHPRVLEMSGYDPEEVSGFAFGMGVERIAMLKYGIDDLRLLFDNDLRFLTQF, encoded by the coding sequence GTGAGAGAACAAATTGAGAAGATTAAGGAAGAAGCCGATCAGGCTTTTCGCCTGGCCAAAAGCAGCGAAGAATTGAACCGGCTGCGGGTTAAATATCTGGGGAAAAAAGGCGAAATGACCCGGGTTCTGAGGGGAATGGCCCATATTCCTCCCGAAGAGAGACCGGCAGTAGGCCAACTGGCCAATGAAGTAAAAAATTATCTGGAAACAGTACTGGAGCAAAGGTTACAGGCTTTAAAACAGGAGGAAAAGGAACGGAGACTGGCTGCCGAGACGATAGATATTACTTTGCCCGGTCAAAGATTATTAATGGGCAGGAAGCATCCCTTAACCCAGGTACTCGATCAAATCAAGGAGATTTTTATAGGGATGGGTTATGCTGTTGCCGAAGGGCCGGAAGTGGAGTATGACTATTACAACTTTGAGGCTTTGAATTTGCCCAAAGACCATCCGGCCAGGGATATGCAAGATTCTTTCTATATTACCGATGAAATCCTGTTGCGTACCCACACATCGCCGGTTCAGGTAAGGGTAATGGAAAAAATGGTACCCCGGCTGCCCATCCGCATTATTGCTCCGGGGAAAGTCTACCGGCGAGATGATGACGCCACTCATTCCCCTATGTTCCACCAGGTGGAAGGGCTCCTTGTGGACCGGCATGTTACCTTTGGAGACTTAAAGGGTACGTTGTTGGCTTTTGCCAAACAGATGTTTGGTGACGAACGGGAGATCCGACTGCGGCCCAGCTACTTTCCTTTCACCGAACCCAGTGCCGAAGTAGACATTTCTTGTATCAACTGCGGGGGTAGCGGTTGTCGGGTCTGTTCTTACACGGGATGGTTGGAAATTTTAGGTGCCGGGATGGTTCACCCGCGAGTCCTGGAAATGTCCGGGTATGATCCCGAGGAAGTCAGCGGTTTTGCTTTTGGTATGGGAGTAGAGCGGATAGCAATGCTGAAATACGGTATCGATGATCTCCGGTTGTTGTTCGATAACGATCTGCGGTTCCTAACCCAATTCTAG
- a CDS encoding cell division protein ZapA, whose amino-acid sequence MAKLAKKHGRKRGVWLAMDQEQGQKSRVTVNIRGRDYTVRAAASPEYILKLAAYVDEKMKKIEEKNKLLSPYKVAVLAALNIADDLAKLQKDYDDLVKMIEEAKKAGSVNE is encoded by the coding sequence TTGGCGAAACTTGCTAAAAAGCATGGGAGAAAGAGGGGAGTATGGTTGGCTATGGACCAGGAGCAGGGGCAAAAGTCCAGGGTTACGGTTAACATTCGCGGGCGGGATTATACCGTGAGGGCAGCGGCTAGTCCGGAATATATCTTAAAACTGGCCGCCTATGTGGATGAAAAAATGAAAAAGATTGAAGAAAAGAATAAACTGCTGTCTCCTTATAAAGTAGCTGTTCTGGCCGCGCTAAATATAGCTGATGATTTAGCCAAACTGCAAAAAGACTATGACGATTTGGTTAAAATGATAGAGGAGGCCAAAAAGGCCGGGAGCGTAAATGAATAA
- the pheT gene encoding phenylalanine--tRNA ligase subunit beta, whose translation MRVPYNWLKEYVEVDLSPHDLADRMTMAGIAVDTVHYLAEGLERVIVGEIVDIQNHPNADKLVVCRVDVGQEAPLQIVTGAPNVAVGQRVPVALPGAQLPSGLKISTTSLRGVESQGMLCSAEELELDWQGLPGHEEGILILDGRAPVGESVAKVLGLDDYVLELDLTPNRADCLSIVNVAREVAAITGARLKLPEIVVEEIKGDISSMASVEIEDKNLCGRYIARIFTDIRIEPSPLWMQQRLHSAGVRPINNIVDITNYVMLELGQPLHAFDYDTLEGRRIIVRRARKGEKIVTLDQVERNLDPEMLVIADALHPVALAGVMGGLETEVTERTQNILLEAAHFNPTSIRRTSRKLGLRSEASMRFEKGVNIDGTLLAANRAAQLVNQLGAGKVVRGVIDCYETPAVPVSINLRVSRVNKVLGTELDREAVANILARLHFQVVPVNDDILKVDIPTYRLDVTREIDLVEEVARIYGYDQIPLTLPQGATAETKKNKLQKTEEKIRQVLADCGLMEVITYSFTSPKVFDRIRLPEEDPLRKVVRLRNPLSEEQSVMRTTLLPGLLETAQRNVSRNNRNMAIYEVGHVFIPKEEGKLPEERLKAAALVMGQRPRGWNWPAQELDFFYLKGVLEELLEQLGISAWNLVRTTHPALHPGRTAEIRFNGETAGFMGEVHPDVQENYELPRRTCVFELDLVLLDRYSTDKKKYVPLPKFPAVERDLAVVVPEEVPVKEVEERIVQSGGDLLKAVRLFDVYRGEQIKPGYKSLAYSLLYQSPDRTLKDEEVNELHHKIIEALVDAVGAQLRVD comes from the coding sequence GTGCGAGTTCCCTACAATTGGTTGAAAGAATATGTAGAAGTAGACTTGAGCCCTCATGATTTGGCGGACCGGATGACCATGGCCGGGATAGCCGTAGACACTGTTCACTACCTGGCAGAAGGTCTGGAGCGAGTAATAGTAGGGGAGATTGTAGATATCCAGAATCACCCTAACGCTGATAAACTGGTTGTATGCCGCGTTGATGTAGGACAAGAAGCTCCTTTACAGATTGTGACGGGAGCTCCTAACGTAGCTGTAGGGCAACGAGTTCCGGTGGCTCTACCGGGAGCTCAACTACCTTCCGGCTTGAAGATATCTACGACGAGCCTGCGGGGTGTGGAGTCTCAAGGAATGTTATGTTCGGCCGAGGAATTGGAACTGGACTGGCAAGGCCTGCCTGGCCATGAGGAAGGTATATTGATTTTAGATGGTCGGGCGCCGGTAGGAGAAAGTGTCGCAAAGGTATTAGGGCTGGACGATTACGTTCTGGAGTTGGACCTGACTCCTAACCGGGCCGATTGCCTTTCCATAGTAAACGTGGCCCGAGAGGTGGCGGCGATAACGGGAGCCCGTTTGAAACTGCCGGAAATAGTTGTGGAAGAAATCAAAGGCGATATCTCTTCCATGGCTTCCGTAGAAATTGAAGATAAAAATCTTTGCGGGCGCTATATAGCCAGAATATTTACGGACATCAGGATTGAGCCTTCTCCCCTTTGGATGCAGCAGCGGCTACATAGTGCCGGGGTCAGACCTATTAATAATATTGTAGACATTACCAACTATGTTATGCTGGAACTGGGTCAGCCCCTTCACGCTTTCGATTATGATACTCTGGAAGGGCGGCGTATCATTGTGCGCCGTGCTCGAAAGGGAGAAAAAATTGTTACTCTGGATCAGGTGGAAAGGAACTTGGACCCGGAAATGCTGGTGATTGCTGATGCACTCCACCCCGTAGCCTTGGCAGGGGTAATGGGCGGTCTGGAAACCGAGGTAACGGAAAGAACGCAAAACATTCTGCTGGAGGCAGCCCATTTTAATCCGACCAGTATCCGTAGAACCTCTCGCAAATTGGGTCTGAGGTCGGAAGCTTCCATGCGTTTTGAAAAAGGGGTGAACATAGACGGTACTTTGCTGGCAGCTAACAGGGCCGCCCAATTGGTTAACCAACTGGGAGCCGGGAAGGTAGTGCGGGGAGTTATCGACTGTTACGAAACTCCTGCGGTGCCGGTTTCTATAAATTTAAGGGTTTCCCGTGTTAATAAAGTCTTGGGAACGGAGCTTGACCGGGAGGCAGTAGCAAATATTCTCGCACGCCTGCATTTTCAGGTAGTGCCAGTCAATGACGATATTCTTAAGGTGGATATTCCCACCTATCGCCTGGATGTTACCAGGGAAATTGATCTGGTGGAAGAAGTGGCCCGTATTTATGGCTATGACCAGATTCCTTTAACCCTTCCCCAGGGCGCAACGGCGGAGACGAAGAAAAACAAGCTGCAGAAGACGGAAGAAAAAATTCGTCAGGTGTTGGCAGATTGCGGGCTCATGGAGGTTATTACTTATAGCTTCACCAGCCCCAAGGTCTTTGACCGGATAAGGCTTCCAGAGGAGGATCCCCTGCGCAAAGTAGTTCGCCTGCGTAATCCGTTAAGTGAGGAACAAAGTGTCATGCGTACCACCCTTCTGCCGGGCCTGCTGGAGACGGCCCAGCGCAATGTCAGCCGTAACAACCGGAATATGGCCATTTATGAAGTAGGGCACGTTTTTATTCCGAAAGAAGAAGGGAAATTGCCGGAAGAAAGGTTAAAAGCCGCCGCTCTGGTTATGGGTCAGCGTCCCAGGGGTTGGAACTGGCCCGCCCAAGAGCTGGATTTCTTTTACCTCAAAGGGGTGCTGGAAGAATTATTGGAGCAGTTGGGAATTTCTGCTTGGAATCTTGTTAGAACTACTCATCCGGCCCTGCACCCTGGTCGTACTGCTGAGATCCGCTTCAACGGGGAAACGGCGGGGTTCATGGGAGAAGTTCACCCGGACGTACAAGAAAATTACGAACTACCCAGGCGGACTTGCGTTTTTGAGCTGGATTTGGTCTTACTAGATCGCTACAGTACGGATAAGAAGAAGTATGTGCCCTTGCCCAAGTTCCCGGCGGTAGAACGGGATTTGGCGGTCGTGGTTCCCGAAGAAGTACCGGTCAAAGAGGTGGAGGAGCGGATAGTTCAGTCTGGAGGAGATTTGTTAAAGGCGGTACGTTTATTCGACGTTTACCGGGGAGAGCAGATTAAGCCCGGATACAAGAGCCTGGCCTACTCTCTTCTGTACCAGTCTCCTGATCGTACTTTGAAGGACGAGGAGGTTAATGAGCTACACCATAAGATTATAGAGGCTCTGGTGGACGCTGTTGGCGCTCAACTGCGCGTGGACTAA
- a CDS encoding YqzL family protein translates to MFWPADFFWRIFEKTGSITAYIIYRRLILQ, encoded by the coding sequence ATGTTTTGGCCCGCCGACTTTTTTTGGAGGATCTTTGAAAAGACCGGTTCTATAACTGCCTATATTATTTACCGGAGGTTGATACTGCAATAG